A single window of Maylandia zebra isolate NMK-2024a linkage group LG2, Mzebra_GT3a, whole genome shotgun sequence DNA harbors:
- the hspa4b gene encoding heat shock 70 kDa protein 4b, with translation MSVVGFDVGFLNCYVAVARAGGIETVANEYSDRCTPACVSFGPRNRSIGAAAKSQVVTNCKNTVQGFKKFHGRAFSDPYVQSLKENMVYDIAQMPSGTTGIKVMYMEEEKVFSIEQVTAMLLTKLKETAENALKKPVADCVVSVPCYYTDAERRSVVDAAQIAGLNCLRLMNETTAVALAYGIYKQDLPAPEEKARNVVFVDLGHSGYQTSVCAFNKGKLKVLATACDPLLGGKDFDEVVVKHFCEEFGKKYKLDVKSKPRALVRLYQESEKLKKLMSANSSDLPLNIECFMNDIDVTGKMNRAQFEEMCADILARVEPPLQSLLEQAKLKKEDIYAVEIVGGASRIPAVKERISKFFGKELSTTLNADEAVARGCALQCAILSPAFKVREFSITDAVPYPISLKWHSAAEDGVSDCEVFPKNHAAPFSKVLTFYRKEPFSLEAYYSSPNELPYPDPTIGQFMIQKVVPQASGESSKVKVKVRVNIHGIFSVSSASLVEVQKSDEAEEPMETEQAADKDGEQSKMQTDQDEQLTQGEAQKETEEKTPRESEEMETSTEENKGEKKSDQPPQAKKPKVKTKVLELPIENNPQWQLANDMLNLFVENEGKMIMQDKLEKERNDAKNNVEEYVYEMRDKLHGMLEKFVSETDRDVLSLKLEDTENWLYEDGEDQPKQVYIDKLAELKKLGQPIQDRYAESEERPKAFDELGKQIQQYMKFIEAYKMKDEQYDHLDEADVNKVDKLNNDAMIWMNSAMNQQSKQSLAVDPSVKVKDIKAKTRELFGACNPIVTKPKPKVELPKEETPAEQNGPVDGQEKPQEAAADKGTTEAAGNPASETTESKPDMDLD, from the exons ATGTCAGTTGTAGGCTTTGACGTCGGGTTTTTAAACTGCTATGTAGCAGTAGCCCGAGCCGGAGGGATTGAAACTGTCGCCAATGAATACAGCGATCGATGTACACC agCATGTGTTTCTTTTGGACCCCGGAATCGATCAATTGGTGCAGCTGCAAAAAGCCAG GTTGTCACAAACTGCAAGAACACAGTCCAAGGGTTCAAGAAGTTTCATGGCAGGGCATTTTCAGATCCATATGTGCAGTCCCTCAAAGAAAACATGGTCTACGATATTGCACAAATGCCCTCGGGAACAACAGGCATCAAG GTGATGTACATGGAGGAGGAAAAGGTATTCAGCATCGAACAGGTCACCGCCATGCTTCTCACCAAGCTCAAGGAGACGGCAGAGAACGCCCTGAAGAAGCCCGTGGCTGACTGCGTTGTGTCT GTTCCTTGCTACTACACTGATGCTGAGAGGAGATCTGTAGTAGATGCTGCTCAGATTGCTGGACTCAACTGCTTGAGGCTGATGAATGAGACAACTGCAG TTGCCTTGGCTTATGGAATCTACAAACAGGATCTGCCTGCTCCTGAGGAGAAGGCCAGGAATGTGGTGTTTGTGGACCTGGGCCATTCTGGATACCAGACATCTGTGTGTGCCTTTAATAAAGGCAAACTCAAG GTTCTTGCCACAGCATGTGACCCGCTGTTGGGAGGAAAGGATTTTGACGAGGTTGTCGTTAAACATTTCTGCGAGGAATTTGGCAAAAAGTACAAGCTTGATGTGAAGTCAAAGCCCCGGGCTCTGGTCAGGCTCTACCAGGAGTCtgaaaaactgaagaaactgATGAGCGCTAACTCCTCTGACCTGCCACTCAACATCGAGTGCTTCATGAATGACATCGATGTCACTGGAAAAATGAACAG GGCTCAGTTTGAAGAGATGTGTGCTGACATTTTGGCCCGAGTAGAACCCCCTCTGCAGAGTCTGTTGGAACAGGCCA AACTGAAGAAAGAAGACATCTATGCGGTTGAGATAGTCGGCGGTGCTTCTAGAATCCCAGCTGTCAAAGAGAGAATCAGCAAATTCTTTGGAAAGGAGTTGAGCACTACACTGAATGCTGATGAAGCTGTGGCCAGAGGATGCGCTCTGCAG TGCGCAATCCTGTCTCCGGCCTTCAAAGTCCGTGAATTCTCCATCACAGATGCCGTTCCATATCCCATCTCTTTGAAATGGCATTCTGCTGCAGAGGATGGTGtgag TGATTGTGAGGTGTTTCCCAAAAACCATGCTGCGCCCTTTTCCAAAGTGCTGACTTTCTACCGGAAAGAGCCTTTCTCTTTGGAGGCTTACTACAGTTCCCCTAATGAGCTGCCTTATCCAGATCCCACTATAG GTCAGTTTATGATCCAGAAAGTTGTCCCCCAGGCATCAGGTGAGAGTtccaaagtgaaagtgaaagtgcGGGTGAACATTCACGGAATCTTTAGTGTGTCCAGCGCCTCTCTGGTTGAAGTGCAGAAGTCTGATGAGGCAGAGGAACCAATGGAAACAGAACAGGCTGCCGACAAAGATGGAGAG CAGAGCAAAATGCAGACAGATCAGGATGAGCAGCTGACTCAGGGAGAGGCTCAGAAAGAAACAGAAGAGAAGACGCCACGAGAGAGTGAAGAGATGGAG aCTTCCACAGAGGAGAACAAGGGTGAGAAGAAGTCCGATCAGCCTCCACAAGCCAAAAAACCCAAAGTCAAGACAAAAGTTCTGGAGCTTCCAATTGAAAACAACCCACAGTGGCAGCTAGCAAACGACATGCTCAATCTTTTTGTAGAAAATGAG GGCAAGATGATCATGCAGGATAAGCTggagaaggagaggaacgaCGCTAAGAATAATGTAGAAGAGTACGTGTACGAAATGAGGGACAAACTGCACGGCATGCTGGAGAAGTTCGTCAGCGAAACT GACCGAGATGTTTTGTCCTTAAAGCTGGAGGATACTGAAAACTGGCTGTATGAAGATGGAGAGGACCAACCCAAACAGGTGTACATTGACAAACTGGCAGAGTTGAAG AAACTTGGTCAGCCGATTCAGGACAGGTATGCAGAGTCTGAAGAGAGACCTAAAGCTTTTGATGAGCTGGGAAAACAAATCCAGCAGTACATGAAATTTATCGAAGCCTACAAAATGAAG GATGAGCAGTATGACCATTTAGATGAGGCAGATGTAAACAAGGTGGACAAACTGAACAACGATGCAATGATCTGGATGAACAGTGCCATGAACCAGCAGAGCAAACAGAGCCTGGCGGTGGATCCATCTGTCAAAGTCAAAGAcattaaagcaaaaacaagG GAGCTTTTCGGTGCTTGTAACCCGATCGTGACCAAGCCCAAACCCAAAGTGGAGCTTCCCAAAGAGGAGACCCCTGCAGAGCAGAACGGGCCCGTCGACGGCCAGGAGAAACCCCAGGAAGCAGCGGCAGACAAGGGAACGACCGAGGCTGCGGGCAATCCTGCCTCAGAAACTACAGAGAGCAAGCCTGACATGGACCTTGATTAA
- the uqcrq gene encoding cytochrome b-c1 complex subunit 8, which yields MGRHFGNLAKVRHIITYSLSPFEQRAFPNYFSKGIPNVWRRVTSSFFKVAPPMVLMYLTYSWGNSVHQQGKRKNSADYENDQ from the exons ATGGGACGCCACTTTGGAAACTTGGCCAAGGTCAGGCATATAATCACATACAGTCTGTCCCCTTTTGAGCAGAGGGCTTTCCCCAACTACTTCTCCAAGGGAATCCCAAATGTGTGGAGGAGGGTCACGTCGTCTTTCTTCAAAGTTGCACCCC CAATGGTCCTTATGTATCTGACCTACAGCTGGGGCAACAGCGTCCATCAGCAGGGCAAGAGGAAGAATTCAGCCGACTACGAGAACGATCAATGA
- the gdf9 gene encoding growth/differentiatio isoform X1 encodes MEKQMLMSAALSRFRTVALLLLVTCSFKLVAPFRPATNAPHTLTDFTYQYDSIFSPLLKALSEHGGSRWNPGLKKKLKPEHRYMKYLTEVYKKSSRVQRSVDGSNIYNTVRLIKPQDECLAQSNKGRAASRCSLPRDARTFAHTLAQLESFMQDLSYSLHQVKRKEQLLNSALLYSLDHESSAPVSSLCYITIEEYERSNQCPLCPGIQRAVNFSASTGRRSWRNWVEIDITSFFLPLLKFPKKNIHLLVNITCPEEQRAKGKGPLEITLRSPPLLLYLNDTSKIAHQWSLESAKASKRPSVAFNNFQKEGALKPERRRGLKRRWKRESPKSKRGDTKLDIQLPELLPSSEFPTRDCALYDFRVRFSQLKLDHWIVFPPKYNPRYCRGICPRITGFIYGSPVHTMVQNLIYEKLDSSVPRPSCVPSHYSPLSVMIFEEDGSYVYKEFEDMVATRCTCR; translated from the exons ATGGAAAAACAAATGCTGATGTCAGCTGCCCTTAGTCGTTTTCGCACTgtcgctctgctgctgcttgtcACCTGCAGCTTCAAGCTGGTTGCGCCATTCAGGCCTGCCACTAACGCGCCGCACACACTGACCGACTTCACCTACCAGTACGACAGCATCTTCTCCCCGCTGCTGAAAGCTCTGTCGGAGCACGGGGGGTCGAGGTGGAACCCCGGTCTGAAGAAAAAGCTCAAACCCGAGCACAGGTACATGAAATATCTGACAGAGGTTTACAAGAAGTCCTCCAGAGTGCAGAGGAGTGTGGACGGGAGCAACATCTACAACACTGTCCGACTGATCAAGCCACAGGATGAGTGCCTGgcacaaagtaacaaag GCAGAGCAGCAAGTAGATGTTCGCTGCCAAGAGATGCACGTACATTTGCACACACCCTCGCTCAACTAG AGAGTTTTATGCAGGATTTATCCTACAGCCTCCATcaagtgaaaagaaaagagcAACTTCTGAACTCGGCCCTGCTGTACAGTTTGGACCATGAAAGTTCAGCACCTGTCAGCTCTCTGTGTTACATCACTATCGAGGAGTATGAGAGGTCGAATCAGTGCCCGCTCTGTCCAGGGATCCAACGTGCAGTGAACTTTTCAGCCAGCACAGgcaggaggagctggagaaACTGGGTGGAGATTGATATCACTTCATTTTTTCTGCCTCTCCTAAAGTTTCCGAAAAAGAACATACACTTGCTTGTCAACATCACCTGCCCAGAGGAACAAAGAGCCAAGGGCAAAGGTCCCCTGGAGATCACCTTGAGGTCCCCTCCTCTACTTCTTTACCTCAATGACACCAGTAAAATCGCCCACCAGTGGTCACTAGAGAGTGCTAAAGCAAGTAAAAGGCCATCTGTGGCCTTTAATAATTTTCAGAAGGAGGGGGCTTTAAAACCAGAACGCAGGCGTGGGCTCAAGAGGAGATGGAAGAGGGAATCTCCAAAGAGCAAACGAGGTGATACAAAGTTGGACATCCAGCTGCCTGAGCTTCTCCCAAGTTCCGAATTCCCAACACGTGACTGCGCCTTGTATGATTTCAGGGTGCGCTTCAGTCAGCTCAAACTGGACCACTGGATTGTGTTTCCTCCTAAGTACAATCCCAGGTACTGCAGAGGAATCTGCCCGAGGATCACGGGCTTCATCTACGGGTCACCCGTCCACACCATGGTGCAAAACCTCATCTATGAGAAGCTTGACTCCTCTGTTCCCAGGCCCTCGTGTGTCCCCTCCCACTACAGCCCCCTCAGTGTCATGATCTTTGAAGAGGACGGCTCTTACGTCTACAAGGAGTTTGAAGACATGGTCGCCACCAGGTGTACATGTCGCTAA
- the gdf9 gene encoding growth/differentiatio isoform X2: MEKQMLMSAALSRFRTVALLLLVTCSFKLVAPFRPATNAPHTLTDFTYQYDSIFSPLLKALSEHGGSRWNPGLKKKLKPEHRYMKYLTEVYKKSSRVQRSVDGSNIYNTVRLIKPQDECLAQSNKESFMQDLSYSLHQVKRKEQLLNSALLYSLDHESSAPVSSLCYITIEEYERSNQCPLCPGIQRAVNFSASTGRRSWRNWVEIDITSFFLPLLKFPKKNIHLLVNITCPEEQRAKGKGPLEITLRSPPLLLYLNDTSKIAHQWSLESAKASKRPSVAFNNFQKEGALKPERRRGLKRRWKRESPKSKRGDTKLDIQLPELLPSSEFPTRDCALYDFRVRFSQLKLDHWIVFPPKYNPRYCRGICPRITGFIYGSPVHTMVQNLIYEKLDSSVPRPSCVPSHYSPLSVMIFEEDGSYVYKEFEDMVATRCTCR; this comes from the exons ATGGAAAAACAAATGCTGATGTCAGCTGCCCTTAGTCGTTTTCGCACTgtcgctctgctgctgcttgtcACCTGCAGCTTCAAGCTGGTTGCGCCATTCAGGCCTGCCACTAACGCGCCGCACACACTGACCGACTTCACCTACCAGTACGACAGCATCTTCTCCCCGCTGCTGAAAGCTCTGTCGGAGCACGGGGGGTCGAGGTGGAACCCCGGTCTGAAGAAAAAGCTCAAACCCGAGCACAGGTACATGAAATATCTGACAGAGGTTTACAAGAAGTCCTCCAGAGTGCAGAGGAGTGTGGACGGGAGCAACATCTACAACACTGTCCGACTGATCAAGCCACAGGATGAGTGCCTGgcacaaagtaacaaag AGAGTTTTATGCAGGATTTATCCTACAGCCTCCATcaagtgaaaagaaaagagcAACTTCTGAACTCGGCCCTGCTGTACAGTTTGGACCATGAAAGTTCAGCACCTGTCAGCTCTCTGTGTTACATCACTATCGAGGAGTATGAGAGGTCGAATCAGTGCCCGCTCTGTCCAGGGATCCAACGTGCAGTGAACTTTTCAGCCAGCACAGgcaggaggagctggagaaACTGGGTGGAGATTGATATCACTTCATTTTTTCTGCCTCTCCTAAAGTTTCCGAAAAAGAACATACACTTGCTTGTCAACATCACCTGCCCAGAGGAACAAAGAGCCAAGGGCAAAGGTCCCCTGGAGATCACCTTGAGGTCCCCTCCTCTACTTCTTTACCTCAATGACACCAGTAAAATCGCCCACCAGTGGTCACTAGAGAGTGCTAAAGCAAGTAAAAGGCCATCTGTGGCCTTTAATAATTTTCAGAAGGAGGGGGCTTTAAAACCAGAACGCAGGCGTGGGCTCAAGAGGAGATGGAAGAGGGAATCTCCAAAGAGCAAACGAGGTGATACAAAGTTGGACATCCAGCTGCCTGAGCTTCTCCCAAGTTCCGAATTCCCAACACGTGACTGCGCCTTGTATGATTTCAGGGTGCGCTTCAGTCAGCTCAAACTGGACCACTGGATTGTGTTTCCTCCTAAGTACAATCCCAGGTACTGCAGAGGAATCTGCCCGAGGATCACGGGCTTCATCTACGGGTCACCCGTCCACACCATGGTGCAAAACCTCATCTATGAGAAGCTTGACTCCTCTGTTCCCAGGCCCTCGTGTGTCCCCTCCCACTACAGCCCCCTCAGTGTCATGATCTTTGAAGAGGACGGCTCTTACGTCTACAAGGAGTTTGAAGACATGGTCGCCACCAGGTGTACATGTCGCTAA